GATAGCATGTTCGACCACCTGGAAATCAGGAACTTCAAGTCCGTCGAGCACGTTGATCTGAACTGTCGGAGAGTCAACGTACTCATCGGAAAGCCGAACACGGGCAAGTCCAATATCCTGGAATCGCTCGGGCTGATCTCCTATGTGGGCCACTCCAGTCGAGGAGGCAGCCTGGATTCTTTTGTCAGATGTGATGACCTCAGCAATCTCTTTCACGGCGGTCTTCTCGGACGGTCTATCGAGATCGCTCTCCATAGGTCACGTCTCCTTGGGGGAGAGCTTCGAATTCAGGAGCGAGTCGGACTGGTCCTCGGGTATGTCAACGGCAGGTTCAAGGGTGGCGTTGGCGAGGAGGGCCTGATACGTGAGCGCGGTACTGAACCGATTCGCACACCGGTCGAACCCAATGCGTACGCAATCATGGGCAACGGCCTGACTCTATCTGTCAGCCAGGGCGCAGATGCCCTTGGGATTGTCCCCACCTGCAAGTTCTACAGGTTTGCACCCCTGTTCACCTTCCCGGTCAAGGCCGGCGGATTCCTGTCACCTCCCTCAGGAGCCAATGTTCTGTCCCTGCTGCTCAGAGACAGTGACCTGGCTAATGAAGTGAATGCCCTATTCTCGGATAACGGCCTTAAGCTAGGCCTGAATGCTGAGGAGAACAGAATCGAGGTACTGACGGAGTATGGGAACTCCAGTTTCTCTCATCCCTACCATCTGACTTCGGAGCACCTGCAGAGGCTGGCGTTCCACATTGCCGCACTGAGAACGAATTCGGACTCGCTTGTCGTTCTGGAGGACCCCGAATGTTATCCGTATTCCAGCCAGTCACAGGACTTGGCAGAAAGCATTGCCCTCGACGACCGCGGTAATCAGTACTTTGTGTCGACACACAGTCCACAATTCCTGAAGTCATTGGTGGAGAAGACTTCTCCAGGGGACATCGCAGTGTTCATGACGAACTGCTATGACTACAGGACAAGGGTTACACAGGTCCCTCAGCATGACCTTGCAGTACTGACTCACGGAACCGATCTGCTGTCCAGCTTTGGGGCACTGCTCGAGACCGCATGACATCCTGCAGGGCTGGTGCTGAATTCCATTGCTCATCTGGACGAGTTGATACGTAGCAGTCCGGTCTCTGGTATGGCAACAGGACTCGGCGTCATTGGTTGCGGGAATGTCGAATTAAGAGCCTCGTAAGCGCGCGAGTTAGGAAGGTCACATATGCGATACGGATTTGCACTCCCGAAGAGCACCGACGGCGATGAGCTGGTCAAATTCGCCAAGGCCGTAGAAGACCTCGGGTTCGAGTCGGTCTGGGTGGGTGACCACATTGTCCTACCCGTAGATGAGACAGACCAGTACCCATACACTCCGGATGGGCGTTTC
This genomic stretch from Dehalococcoidia bacterium harbors:
- a CDS encoding AAA family ATPase, encoding MFDHLEIRNFKSVEHVDLNCRRVNVLIGKPNTGKSNILESLGLISYVGHSSRGGSLDSFVRCDDLSNLFHGGLLGRSIEIALHRSRLLGGELRIQERVGLVLGYVNGRFKGGVGEEGLIRERGTEPIRTPVEPNAYAIMGNGLTLSVSQGADALGIVPTCKFYRFAPLFTFPVKAGGFLSPPSGANVLSLLLRDSDLANEVNALFSDNGLKLGLNAEENRIEVLTEYGNSSFSHPYHLTSEHLQRLAFHIAALRTNSDSLVVLEDPECYPYSSQSQDLAESIALDDRGNQYFVSTHSPQFLKSLVEKTSPGDIAVFMTNCYDYRTRVTQVPQHDLAVLTHGTDLLSSFGALLETA